In Phyllopteryx taeniolatus isolate TA_2022b chromosome 22, UOR_Ptae_1.2, whole genome shotgun sequence, one DNA window encodes the following:
- the dnai7 gene encoding dynein axonemal intermediate chain 7, translating to MAPKKKGKKGPKLTKAEKARLKIEEEERRVREEEEARIQAEREEQERLERQRRQEILDRLEAKDSERRGGELGELRSLLEQNYLAVLKYKNDVAQMSKWEKYMQCSDIPDPAVQQEINTFISLWRDDPERSVKTVLKQCNVALKLIEELATLLREVTDEEHIPKYQEALLHLQDIVYAKILNTNIDILKGASNSIDTETGNMQAVIKDDNTTLCLWANLMRNPRFKCLTFEGVGMGFELTKQLAASNIALRILHTSYDHLSTLSRMTHMKTTIAPPRLRTFFEDIPLEVTEEGDEAKETQEETQEEQEDKPAEEQEQEQTVEEEVPPAPESEGAKHSESQLSRASMQHAEDGDGQIVTQVEVLVAEATPPPPDDDLMVYGEGVEAVDLRKYTPLGGVFYYELFHLPPQSYQVKGWEIRKMSDAGLKVFQYVAEKSNQTEDEEAASPLVGLSVNLPDAVVFLETPLVGRWDAEGKFWRMDGISGFSYRKHVREEEGEREGEEEEEGEGEGEGEGEGGVAKVSFKMESFYPFVLMQHTYGNFPFRSWELRPLGKDSALFSINGALIDLCISIQGNQCMLQSEREVGLTNLFNKWMSAPDLQQAMLKAGINIFVNEHTDKFVTSCRKDALMEHVAYEQMALFASVCAFSWSKWNAQCGSEHIVIKVCEHQGPDPAPEDLWNLYLVGAQRFQKLEITETSEVFCADHHPDSEFHSTFIHMLQDNMSPEGISLTRETHFLFVDTVQSLFCAIRPLMFC from the exons ATG GCTCCCAAGAAAAAG GGTAAAAAGGGTCCCAAGCTGACCAAAGCTGAAAAGGCGAGGCTGAAGATCGAGGAGGAGGAGCGAAGAGTGCGAGAGGAAG AGGAGGCCCGGATTCAAGCGGAGAGAGAAGAACAGGAACGGTTGGAACGACAAAGACGGCAGGAGATCTTGGATAGGCTCGAGGCTAAG GACAGCGAACGCAGGGGCGGTGAGCTGGGGGAACTGCGCTCCCTTCTGGAACAGAATTATTTGGCTGTGTTGAAGTATAAAAATGATGTTGCACAAATGTCCAAG TGGGAGAAATACATGCAATGCAGTGACATTCCAGACCCGGCAGTGCAGCAGGAAATCAACACGTTCATCAGCTTGTGGAGAGATGACCCTGAGCGCAGCGTTAAGACTGTACTCAAGCAGTGTAATGTCGCTCTAAAG CTGATCGAAGAGCTGGCAACACTCCTCAGGGAGGTGACTGATGAGGAACACATCCCGAAATACCAAGAGGCGCTCTTGCATCTGCAGGATATAGTCTACGCCAAGATTCTCAACACCAACATTGATATCCTCAAG GGGGCCAGCAACAGCATTGACACAGAGACCGGCAACATGCAGGCTGTGATTAAAGACGACAACACCACTTTGTGTCTGTGGGCCAATCTCATGAGGAATCCCAG GTTTAAGTGTTTGACCTTTGAGGGAGTGGGCATGGGCTTCGAGCTGACCAAGCAGCTCGCGGCGAGCAACATCGCCTTGCGGATCCTTCACACCAGCTATGACCACTTGTCTACATTGTCCAGGATGACACACATGAAAACAACCATTGCCCCTCCCAG GTTGCGCACCTTTTTCGAAGACATTCCGCTGGAGGTAACGGAGGAGGGGGACGAGGCAAAAGAGACACAGGAGGAGAcgcaggaggagcaggaggacaAGCCCGCTGAGGAGCAAGAGCAGGAGCAAACTGTGGAAGAGGAAGTTCCGCCGGCCCCAGAGTCTGAAGGGGCTAAG CATTCAGAAAGTCAACTGTCAAGAGCCAGTATGCAACATGCAGAGGATGGAGATGGCCAGATCGTAACGCAGGTGGAGGTTCTCGTAG CCGAAGCGACTCCTCCGCCCCCGGATGATGACCTGATGGTTTACGGCGAGGGCGTCGAGGCGGTGGACCTGAGGAAGTACACGCCTTTGGGTGGAGTCTTCTACTATGAATTGTTCCACCTTCCACCGCAATCTTATCAGGTCAAGGGCTGGGAAATccgaaag ATGTCGGACGCAGGGTTGAAAGTTTTCCAGTATGTTGCTGAGAAGTCAAATCAAACAGAAGATGAGGAAGCCGCTTCCCCACTTGTCGGCCTGTCTGTGAACCTCCCTGATGCGGTGGTTTTCCTAGAAACCCCTCTTGTGGGTCGTTGGGATGCAGAAG GCAAGTTTTGGAGGATGGACGGTATCAGTGGCTTCTCTTACCGTAAGCATGTGCGTgaggaggagggagagagagagggagaggaggaggaggagggggaaggggagggggagggagagggggagggaggggtggCAAAGGTCTCCTTCAAGATGGAGTCCTTCTACCCCTTCGTGTTGATGCAGCACACCTACGGCAACTTTCCCTTCCGGAGCTGGGAGCTGCGACCACTGGGCAAAGACTCTGCTCTCTTCAGCATCAACGGGGCGCTCATTGACCTCTGCATCAGCATCCAG GGGAATCAGTGCATGCTGCAATCGGAGCGAGAGGTGGGCCTCACTAACCTCTTCAACAAGTGGATGAGCGCGCCCGACCTGCAGCAGGCCATGCTCAAGGCGGGGATCAACATCTTTGTCAACGAGCACACTGACAAATTTGTCACTTCTTGCCGCAAG GACGCACTTATGGAACACGTTGCCTATGAACAGATGGCCCTGTTCGCGTCAGTCTGCGCCTTCTCATGGAGTAAATGGAACGCCCAATGTGGTTCAGAACATATCGTCATAAAG GTCTGTGAGCACCAGGGCCCCGACCCGGCACCCGAAGACTTGTGGAATCTCTACCTCGTGGGGGCTCAGAGATTCCAGAAACTGGAGATAACTGAAACGAGCGAGGTCTTCTGTGCGGACCACCATCCCGACAGCGAGTTTCACTCCACCTTCATCCACATGCTGCAGGACAACATGAGCCCTGAAGGGATAAGTCTGACCCGAGAGACCCACTTCCTCTTCGTGGACACTGTTCAGAGTCTGTTCTGTGCCATCAGGCCACTCATGTTTTGCTAA
- the lyrm5a gene encoding LYR motif-containing protein 5A codes for MANPLRRDVIRLYKNLLYLGRDYPEGSAFFRERLKSAFMKNKDVTDPEHIKKLVGRGEFVIKELEALYFLKKYRAMKKRYYDPET; via the exons ATGGCCAACCCACTAAGACGTGACGTTATTAGGCTTTACAAAAAC CTGCTGTATCTTGGTCGGGATTACCCGGAGGGGTCGGCCTTTTTCCGAGAGCGCCTCAAGTCGGCCTTCATGAAGAATAAAGACGTGACGGACCCCGAACACATCAAAAAGCTTGTGGGACGCGGAGAGTTTGTCATCAAAGAGCTGGAGGCCCTCTACTTCCTCAAGAAATACAGAGCCATGAAAAAGCGCTATTATGACCCAGAAACATAA